From a single Ignavibacteria bacterium genomic region:
- a CDS encoding DUF4266 domain-containing protein, whose amino-acid sequence MKLFYFIFLIVMLLVMAGCTTVKPWEKGLLGDPIMMIDSNPLEKGIFEHHLDYREGSVGGTGAQSGGCGCG is encoded by the coding sequence ATTAAGCTTTTTTATTTTATTTTTCTCATTGTGATGTTGCTGGTTATGGCAGGATGTACCACCGTGAAGCCTTGGGAAAAAGGACTTTTGGGTGACCCGATTATGATGATTGATTCAAATCCCCTCGAGAAGGGAATTTTTGAACATCATCTCGACTATCGCGAAGGATCTGTCGGTGGCACGGGAGCACAGAGTGGAGGATGCGGTTGTGGTTAG
- a CDS encoding NAAT family transporter — MNELIQFGILSFVAFFTLINPVATMPVFMTMTASLDEKNRARTAKKASIAALITLLLFAFSGQLLFKFFGISVNSFRVVGGVIFFMMGMDMLQARLVTVKIKESEIRSYVNDISITPLAIPMITGPGAITTSIVLMEQAVTIEMKAVLVLVIVLVLLLTWIILLSSSKIINLLGETGNNVLMRLMGLIVMVIAVEFFFSGLKPILADILNSKISL, encoded by the coding sequence ATGAACGAACTGATTCAATTTGGAATACTTAGTTTTGTGGCATTTTTTACTCTGATAAATCCGGTGGCTACGATGCCTGTCTTTATGACAATGACAGCCTCGCTTGATGAGAAAAACAGGGCGAGGACGGCAAAGAAGGCGTCGATAGCAGCATTGATAACATTGTTGCTTTTTGCATTTTCAGGGCAGTTGTTGTTTAAATTTTTCGGAATATCGGTAAACAGTTTCAGAGTGGTGGGAGGTGTCATATTCTTTATGATGGGGATGGACATGCTTCAAGCCCGCCTGGTTACGGTGAAAATAAAAGAATCTGAAATTCGAAGCTATGTTAACGACATTTCAATTACACCGCTTGCCATACCCATGATTACAGGTCCCGGAGCTATTACAACCTCTATCGTTCTAATGGAACAGGCGGTTACGATAGAGATGAAAGCAGTACTCGTGCTGGTGATTGTCCTTGTACTCCTTCTTACCTGGATTATTTTATTGAGTTCTTCGAAAATCATAAATCTACTCGGTGAGACCGGTAACAATGTTTTGATGAGATTGATGGGACTTATTGTCATGGTTATTGCAGTGGAATTTTTCTTTTCAGGCTTAAAACCAATTCTGGCAGATATTCTCAACTCTAAAATATCATTGTAA